From Paenibacillus antri:
CTGCTCAGCGAGCCGAACGACGCGGAGTACGACCGCATGGACGAAGAGGAGATCGAACAAGGGTATCGCCTCGGCTGCCAAGCGGCGATCAAGCGCGAAGGCGAAATCCGCGCCGTCAACCGCACTTATTTTTAATACAGAAGCCACGTTAACGGAATCGAGGGGTAGAACCATGACTTCGGCTCAATTGCCGCCCGCGCTGGCGGAGGCGCTCCGCACGGCGGCCGATCGTTGGTCGTCCGTGCCGTCGCCGTGGCTCGTCGGCGGCAGCTGCGGCCTGACGTACCACGAAGTACCGATCGCGGCCGCGCCTCGGGACCTGGACATCTACGTCGACGCCGAAGGCGCCGACGCGTTCCATCGCGCGCTCGCCGACTTCGCGGTCGACGAACAACAATACAACGAAACCGAACGGTATCGCTCGGTGCTGTCTCACTATGCGATCGGAGGCGTGACGGTGGAGCTCGTCGCCGGCTTCGAGGTGCGCGAGCCCGGCGCCTTGTACCGCGTCGATATCGCGGGCGCGATGCGAACGTACGCGCTGCGGGCCGATGCGAACGGCGCTTCGATCGGCGTCATGCCGCTCGCTCACGAGTTGGCTTTCAATTTGCTGCGCCACCGTCCGGACCGGTACGAACGGATCGCCGCGGCCATGCGGAGCGACTTGCCTTCGCATCTGCCGGCGCTGATTCGGATTCTGGAGGACAACCGGTTCGACGAGAACTGGCGCGCGCGCCTGCTCGGGCTGCTGGACGTACCCGGCGATATCCTCGGGGCGGCCGGGGAGGCGACCGCGTGCCGCGAGTAACGTTCCAACCCGACGGGAAGACGATCGACGTACGTCCGGGGACGACGCTGCTGGCCGCGGCGCGTCAGGCCGGCGTCGCGGTTCGTACGCGCTGCGGCGGCGTCGCGGGGTGTCTAATGTGCAAGGTAAGGGTAGTCGATCCGTCGACCGTCTCCCCGCGCACCGACGCCGAACGGCGCAAGCTGGGGGACGACGCGGACGAGCGGTTGTCCTGCCAGACGAAGGCGACGAAAGACGCGACGGTTCTCGTGCCCGAAGACCCGTTGAAGGCGGCCGTGCGACGCCAACTCGAACGGCAGAAGGAAGAAGAGGAGGGGGGCTTATGGTGATTCGGCGTTGGTCTCGAGTCCTATTCATCCTGCTTGCGGCGGCGATGCTGACCGGGTGCATGTACCGGGGAGAAATCGAGCGCAGGCAAGCGAATCCGGCGTTCGTCCGCGAAGAGATCGACCGCGTCGCGGCGGCGGTAGAACGTTATTACAAGGCGAGAGGCGTCTACCCGATCAAGAACGCCGACGAATCGACGCCGGTGTTCGAGAAATACGTCATCGACCTGAATCGGCTCGTCCGGACGGAGATGTTAAGCTCCATCCCCGCGAATGCGTTCGAAGCCGGAGGCCATTACTATTATTTGCTCGTTCATCCGGAGACCGAGCCGGTCGTCATGCTGATGGATTTGTCCGCGGTGCAGCAGGTCGCGGACTTGCAGCAGGACGTCGATCGATACCGCGACGCGAACGGCAAGCTGCCGGCCGGCGCCGAGACCGCTCCGGGCTTCTTCGCGATCGATTACGCCGCTTTGAAGCGGGACGCGCCGGACATCCGGAGCCCGTTCACGAATCAAATTTTGCCGGTGTTGCTCCATGCGTCGGGAGAGACGTTGATCGACTACGGCCTCGACATCATGGAAGCGTCCCGTCAAGCGGCCGAAGCGGCGGAACCGCCCGTCGCCGAAGGCGAAGACGCGCGGGAATGGCTCGCGAAAGCGTCTCCGCTCGCGCCGGCGCTGTCGTATCCGTACGTCTGGAGGAACGGCGAACCGGTGCTGACGGCGCCGGAAGGGAAATAATCGAATCGAGTTCATTCGTAAGGCGCACGCGCTTCCGGTAAGACGGAAGGCGTGCGTTTTTCATTTTCTAAACATAATCGTTCGTTCGGAACATACAACTAAAAAAGGCTGATTTGTTTGCGTCGTCTATGGGCAAGGGGGCGAAAAAAAGCAGAAGGAAAAAGTCATAACGGCCGTCATGGCACATATATTGATACTAGTCCATTTGCATGTACGAGTTCCGGCGTCTCACGGGCTTGCCTAGAGCGGCGTACGGCGACATCCTCATGACGAAACCAATACTAACTGGGAGGAGATCTCATTGGAAAAAGTCGATATTTTCAAGGACATCGCGGAGCGTACGGGAGGCGATATTTACCTAGGAGTCGTGGGAGCGGTCCGTACGGGTAAATCCACATTCATCAAGCGCTTTATGGAGGCCGTCGTGCTTCCGAACATCCCGAACGAAGCGGAGAGGGCGCGCGCGATCGACGAGCTGCCGCAGAGCGCGGCGGGCAAGACGATCATGACGACCGAACCGAAGTTCGTGCCGAACCACGCGGTGCGCATTCGCGTCGCGGAAGGTCTCGACGTGAACGTTCGCATGGTCGACTGCGTCGGCTACGCGGTGGAAGGGGCCAAAGGATACGAAGACGAGAACGGGCCGCGGATGATTTCCACGCCGTGGTTCGAGGATCCGATTCCGTTCCAGGAAGCGGCCGAAATCGGTACCCGCAAGGTTATTCAGGAGCACTCCACGCTGGGCGTCGTCATCACGACGGACGGCACGATCTCCGACATTCCGCGCGTCTCTTACGAGGACGCGGAGCGGCGCGTCGTCGACGAGCTGAAGGAAGTCGGCAAGCCGTTCATTATGATCGTGAACTCGACGAAGCCGCGCGCTCCCGAGACGCTCGAATTGCGCTCCGCCTTGGCGGAGAAATACGATATCCCGGTCATCGCCGCCAGCGTGGCCACGATGACCGAAGACGAAATCTACGGCGCGCTTCGCGAGGTGCTGTACGAGTTCCCGGTGCACGAAGTGAACGTCAATCTGCCGAGCTGGGTCATGGTGCTCGACGAGCGCCATTGGCTGCGGGCGAGCTTCGAAAACTCGGTCCGCGAGACGGTCAAGGACATCCGCCGCCTTCGCGACGTCGACCGCGTCGTCGGGCAGTTCGGCGAATACGAGTTCATCGAGCGCGCGGGTCTGTCCGGCATGAACATGGGGCAAGGCGTCGCCGAGATCGATCTGTACGCGCCGGATGAGCTGTACGATCGGATTTTAATGGAGATCGTCGGCACCGAAATCCGCGGCAAGGATCATCTGCTGCAGATGATGGTCGAGTTCACGCACGCGAAGAGGGAGTACGACCGATTCTCCGAGGCGCTCGAGATGGTGAAGACGACCGGCTACGGCATCGCCGCTCCGTCTCTCGAAGAGATGGCGCTCGACGAGCCGGAGCTCATCCGCCAAGGCTCTCGTTTCGGCGTTCGCCTGAAGGCGACGGCGCCGTCGATCCATATGATCCGCGTCGACGTCGAGAGCGAGTTCGCGCCGATCATCGGCACGGAGAAGCAATCCGAAGAGTTGGTCCGGTACCTGATGCAAGATTTCGAGGAAAATCCGGTCAAGATTTGGGAGTCCGATATTTTCGGCCGCTCCTTGCACTCCATCGTCCGCGAGGGCATTCAGGGCAAGCTCGCGATGATGCCGGACAACGCGCGTTATAAGCTTCAGGAGACGCTCGCCCGCATCATCAACGAAGGCTCCGGCGGACTGATCGCCATCATCTTGTAAGCGTCTCGCGAACCGAAGACTCCCGATTCGAAGCCATTCGAATCGGGAGTCTTTTACTTTACATCGTAAATTAGATGCTTGCAAAGGATCATAGGTTTGTTTTATGATATTCATTGTCCCGGTTTCCTTGGGAAATCCTTGGAAAAGTTCAGCGTTTTCTTCCCTCGGATGTATAAACTTGATAGAAAACGTGAAGACAAAGAGTAAGACTCTTAAGCGTATTGGGAGGTGACATGGAATGAATAAGACGGATCTGATCGCCAAGGTCGCGGAAGCGACGGAAATGTCCAAGAAGGACGTAACGAACGTGGTGGAAGCCGTGTTCGACTCGATCGCCGACGCGCTGCAGAACGGCGACAAGGTGCAATTGGTCGGCTTCGGCAACTTCGAAGTTCGCGAGCGTACGGCGCGCAAAGGCCGCAACCCGCAAACGGGCGAAGAAATCGACATCCCAGCGAGCAAAGTTCCCGCTTTCAAGCCGGGTAAGGCGCTGAAGGACGGAATTAAATAAGCGATACATAGGGATTGAGGAGAGGCCGTGGACGATTTCAGTTCGCGGCCCTTTACTGTTATTTGGGAACTTGCTATAATAGCATTTGTGTTCACGATTCAGAATGTATATCCTCCGGATGTAACGCCTGAATCGTCCCGGTAAACGGATATCGTCCTTAGAGGACGGCGATGCCGTTTATCCTTGCAGTTTCGGGGTATGGCGCAGCCCGGTAGCGCGCACCCTTGGGGTGGGTGAGGTCGCAGGTTCGAATCCTGTTACTCCGACCATGATAGAGACATCGTCGAAGCCGGTGTCTCTTTCTTTTTCCCCGGATTCGACAAGTCGTCCATAGGAGGAGTCGCCAATGGAAAGCGGCCAGAACGATTACTTCGTCGTGAAGGCGAAGGAGAACGGGGTCCATGTCATCGGTCTTACCAGAGGAGCGGACACCCGGTTTCATCACACCGAGAAGCTGGATAAAGGCGAAGTAATGATCGCTCAGTTTACGGATCATACGTCCGCGGTGAAAATTCGAGGCAAAGCCGTCGTCATGACGAAATACGGCACGATCGAGACGGACGCCTGATTTCTTCAGGCGGTTCGAACGCTTCCGACTTTTGAAAATGTTGGACAAACGGCAGGCATAGCCTGCCTTTTTCATTTGTACAATGTTTTAAAAGGATCGGAAGGGGCAAGTCTTTATGAAAGCGTTCATTCGGATCGGTACGGCGGCGGCGCTGGCCGTCGCCATCTCGTTGTTGATATCTTGGGTCGGCGAGCTCGACGGCAGCGTGCTGTCGCCGAGCGGCGAACCGATGACCGTCTTCAGCGATCGGACGACCGGCGCGCTGACGCCGGAGACGGTCGTCGACGCGTTGGTCGATCTCGGCTTAACGGCCGAAATTCGAAGAGTGTCGGTCCGATCGTCCTTGCTGGAAATCGACCTCGCCCTCTCCGGCGAGCCGATCGACGAGGCGTCGATCCGCGCCGACATGGGCGCCGTCGCGGGCCTCGCGCTGGCGAAGTCGGACAATATATCCCGCGTCTTCGTGCGCGTGCTGGAGCCGGAGCGCGAAGGCAGCGGCGCGAAGCTGCTGCTTGCGTTGTCCGGGGCGAAATCCGAGTTCAGCGCGACGGAGCTGCAGCGGCTTCGAGACGGCGAACCGATGCCGGACGCCTGGCTCGAAGCGAAGATGCGGCTGACGGCCACCGACCGATGGCGCGAGCTCGCTCCTTAGCGCCGCCGCGCGCGGCTCGCCGTGCGTCCGTAATATCGTTATGCTATAATGTCAAGAATGAATGCGAACGAAGGACGACATCGGAGGAGTGCCTGGACACGCATGGACGGATTTAAGGAAACAGCCAAAAAGTATACCGAGCATGACTTGATCAGCACGCACACGAAGCTGCCGGAATATCCGGAGCTTCGTTCGAACGTGCTGACCGCGTTTTTGCAATACGCCGCTTCGACGTCGACGCATCCCAAGCTGCAGGAAGCGATCGGTCTCGCCGTGTCGCTCATGCAGCACGGGCTCGACACGCACGAGCTCGTGGACGGCAATGGCGAGACGCGCCGTCGGCAGATGACGGTGCTCGCCGGCGATTATTTCAGCAGCCGGTTTTACCAGCTGTTGTCGCAGGCGGAGAGCGTGCAGACGATTAAGCTCGTCTCGCAGGCGGTATGCGACGTAAATCGATTGAAGATGAACCTGTACCTCAAGGCGAAGCGGCTGCTGCTGACCGCGGAGGAATACGTCCGCGCCACGGTAGACATCAACACGCACTTGTTCGCGACGTTCTCTTCCTGGATGGACGTTATGTACCGCAAGTCCTGCCCCGCGATTTTGCGCGCGATCGCCGAATGCGAGCTGATCGCCAGCGAGCTCGGCCGGGTGCGGCCGGACAACGTGAAGGACGGCTTCGCGTATTGGTACGTCGTCGAGCACGGCACGACGGAAGAAGTGGATTTGTTCGTCGGAGGGAAGATCGACGAATCCCGGCTCCAGTCCGTATTGATCAAGTATAATTTGATCGGACGGCTGACGGACCGGTGGGATTCGAAGATCTTGGAGCTCCGGCATCTGCTGCGCGGCATCGGGTCGGACAAGCTCGCGGAGGAGCTGCATCGCCTCGCCGAGCCGCTGCTCGCCCGCGGGCATACAACCAGAGCGCAAGAAATATGAGGTGAACGCGGTGAGCGTACGAAACAAAGAGAAGCATGTTCATTCGGTATTCGAGACGATCGCTCCGAATTACGACCTGATGAACGATGTCATCAGCTTCCGCCGGCACAAGGCGTGGCGGGAGTACACGATGCGGCGGATGGACGTGAAGCCGGGGCAGTCGGCGATCGATCTATGCTGCGGCACGTGCGATTGGACGATCGCCCTCGCCAAGGCGAGCGGGACCGGCGAGATCGTCGGACTCGACTTCAGCCGCAACATGCTGGAGATCGGACGCGCCAAGGTTGAGAAGGAGGGGCTCGACGGGACGATCGAGCTCGTCCAAGGCAACGCCATGGCGCTGCCGTTCGAGGACGATCGGTTCGACTTCGCGACGATCGGCTTCGGGCTGCGCAACGTGCCCGACCTCGACGTCGTCTTGAAGGAGATGGCGCGGGTCGTGAAGCCCGGCGGCAAGGTCGTCTGTCTAGAGACGTCCAAGCCGACGGCGGAGCCGTTCCGGACGGTGTATTATTTGTATTTCGAGCATATTTTGCCGCGGCTCGCGAAGTGGTTCGTCAAGCGGTACGAGCAATACAAGTGGCTGCCCGAATCGCTCGCGGCGTTCCCCGGACGGGAGGAGCTCGAGGAGCGCTTCCGACAGGCGGGACTGGCGGACGTGAAGTCCCGCGCGTTCTTCATGGGCGTCGCAGCGCTGCATATCGGAACGAAGGTGTAACGGGAAATGAATAAAATCAAAGTGTTCTTAGAGATGATCAAGTTCGAGCATTCGATCTTCGCCCTCCCATTCGCTTACATGGGAGCGATTCTGGCATCGATCGCGCTGAACGATTCGCTGCCTTCCTGGCCGACGATCGGCTGGATCACGCTGGCGATGGTCGGCGCGCGCAGCGCCGCTATGGGCCTCAATCGGTTGATCGACGCCGCCATCGACGCGGAGAATCCGCGTACCGCGCTCCGCGCCATTCCCGCGGGTCTGCTGTCCAAGAAGGAAGTCCTGATCTTTATCGTCATTTCATTCGTGTTGTTGTTTTACGCTGCGTCGCAATTGAACCCGCTGTGCGTGTGGATGCTGCCGGTCGCCGTCTTTTTCTTGACGTTCTATTCTTACACCAAGCGCTTTACCTGGCTTTGCCATGTCGTGCTGGGCTTAACGATCGGTCTCGGTCCGCTCGGCGGCTGGATCGCGGTCACCGGAGCCTTCGACTTGACCGGGCTGGTGCTGTACGCGACGGTCGCTTTCTGGACGGCCGGCTTCGACATTTTGTACGCATGCCAAGATACCCAGTTCGACCGAGAGAAGGGGCTGCATTCGATCCCGTCGCGATTCGGCGTCGCCAGGGCGCTGCTGATCGCGAGGAGCTTCCACGTCGTTACGGCGGTTGGCCTCGTTGCCGTCTGGTGGATGGCGGACCTGAACTGGATTTATTTGATCGGTCTTGCGATCGCTTATGTGGTCTTGTTTTACGAGCATGCGCTCGTCAAGCCGAACGATCTGTCCCGCATTAACACCGCCTTCATGACGATGAACGGGATTCTCAGCATGGTCATGTTCACGTTCACGCTGATCGACGTGGCGGTACTATGAGCGAGTCGGCGGCGAAGCGCGGATGGATCGTAGGGCTGACCGGCGCCAGCGGGGCGGCGTACGGCGTTCGATTGGTCGAGCGGCTGCTCGATATGGCGTATCCCGTCCATCTTCTTATCACGGACGCAGGATGGCGCGTGTTGAAGGAAGAGCTCGATTGGGACGCGGCGAAGCGCGCGGCGACGATCGAAACGAAGTTCGCGGGTCGGAACGCGCGAGCGACGTATTATCCGATCCAAGATATCGGCGCGGCGGTCGCCAGCGGCACGTTCCGAGTGAACGGCATGGTCGTCGCGCCGTGCTCGATGGGGACGCTCGCGGCGATCGCTCACGGGTTGTCCGACAACTTGTTGGAACGGGCGGCCGACGTGACGCTGAAGGAAGGCAGAAAGCTTGTGCTCGTGCCGCGGGAGACGCCGCTGCATGCGATCCATCTGGAGAACATGCTGAAGCTCGCCCGGATGGGCGTGAGCATCGTTCCGGCGAGTCCGGGGTTGTATCATCGCGCTCAGACCGTCGAGGAGCTCGTCGACTTCATGGTCGGCAAGACGCTGGACAGCATGGGCATCGATCATGAATTGTATCGACGTTGGGGAGAGGGATCGCCGCATGACGAGGCAGAATGAAGAGACGGAACGGCAGCGAGACATTCGCCTCGGGAAGATCGTATTTACGAACGTATGGCCCGTGTTTTACGGCTTTCCGCCCGCGGGTCTCGAGTCGCGCATCGAGGTGACGACGCGGACGCCGACGGAGTTGAACGCCGCGCTGTCCCGCGGAGAGATCGACGTCGCGTCGATCTCCTCGTTCGCGTACGCGAAGCACGCGGACAAGCTGCTGCTTCTGCCGGAGCTGTCCGTCGGGGCGAAGGGATCGGTCGGCTCGCTCTTCTTATTTACGAAGCGTCCGCTCGAGGAAGCGCTGCCGGAACGGATCGCGCTCGCGACGACGTCCGCGACGACCGTGCACTTGCTTAAGATTATTATGGCGAAGCGTTTCGAATTTACGCCGACCTATGTAGATATGTCGCCGATTTTGGATACGATGATGAGTACGTGCGACGCCGCGCTGTTGATCGGCGACGACGCGATCCGCGCAAGCCGCCCTGCGGAAGCTCGGGGCTACCACCGGTACGACCTGTGCACGCTCTGGACGGAATGGACGGGGTTCGGCATGACGTTCGCGGTGTGGGCCGTTCGGGAAGCGTGGGCGGCGGAGCGGGCGCAGGACGCGGCGCTGGTGCACGAAGCGCTCCTTGCGTCCAAGCGGCTCGGCAAGCGTCTTCCGGACGATCTGTTGGACGAAGCGTCGCGGAGGGTCGGGGAGGATCGGGAGTTTTGGCGAGGGTACTTCGGGGGGCTCGACTACGATTTCGGGGAATCGCAGCGTCAAGGACTCGAGCTGTATTTCCGCTTCGCGCACGACCTCGGCTTTCTCGACTCCGCGCCGCCGCTGCGGGTATGGCGAAATCCCAACGTAACGCAGGTGAATGAATGAAGCTATTGGACATATACGCGAAAATGCAAGACGACATCCAATATATCGAGCGGAAGTTGGAGGGCAGCGTCCGCACCGAGGAAGCGGAGCTCAACGACGCTTCGCTGCACCTGCTGAAGGCGGGAGGCAAGCGGATTCGGCCGATCTTCGTCCTGTTGTCCGGCCGCTTCGGCCGGTACGACATCGAACGGCTGTCGCACGTGGCCGTCGCTCTGGAGCTGATCCATATGGCGACGCTCGTGCACGACGACGTCATCGACGACGCCGCGACGCGCCGGGGGCAGCCGACCGTCAAGGCGAAGTGGGACGAGCGGATCGCCATGTATACCGGCGACTACATCCTCGGCAAGGCGCTCGATGTCGCGGCGAACTTGGAACGGCCCGACATTCACCGCATCTTGTCCAAAGCGATGGTACAGATGGTGATCGGCGAGATGGAGCAGTTCCGCCTGTTCTACCGGTTGGACCAGTCGGTCCGCGATTACTTGCTCCGCATCCGTCGGAAGACGGCGCTGCTCATCGCCGTCTCCTGCCAGTTGGGCGCCCTGGCCGCCGGCGTATCGGTGCCGTTGTCTCACCGGTTGTACAAATTCGGGTACAACGCGGGCATGGCGTTCCAAATTCGGGACGACATCCTCGATTTGACCGGGACCGAGAAGCAGCTCGGCAAGCCGCCGGGGAGCGACATGCGGCAGGGAAACATTACGCTGCCGGTCCTATGCGCGATGCGCGACGCGCGCGTCAGGGAGGCTGTGGAAGCCGCGACGCGCGGAACGACGCCGGACGAAGACGCGCTGAAGCAGGCGCTGAAGCTCGTCCGGAAGAGCCCGGGCATCCGCGAAGCCGACGAGCTGTCGCATCGGTACATCGACAAGGCGATCGGCGCGCTGAACGAACTGCCGGACATCCCGGCGAAGAAAGATTTCGTCGCGATCGCCAAATTTATCGCGGATCGCTCGCATTGACTTTTTCCTTGGAGTTTTAAAAAAACATACATATACTTGGAGGAATCACAATGCAAAGAACGTACTTAATGGTCAAACCGGACGGCGTCCAACGCGGACTGATCGGCGAAATCGTGGCTCGCTTCGAGCGCAAGGGCTTCCAGCTCGTCGGCGCGAAGCTGATGCAGGTGACGCGCGAGCAAGCGGAATTCCATTACGAGGAGCATAAGGAGAAGGCGTTCTTCGGCGAGTTGGTCGATTTCATTACGTCCGGTCCGGTGTTCGGCATGGTATGGCAAGGCGACGACGTTATCGCGCTGTCCCGTCTCATGATGGGCAAGACGAACGTGATGGATTCCCAGCCGGGCACCATTCGCGGCGATTTCGCGGCGCACACGCCGAAAAACTTGATCCACGGCTCCGACAGCCCGGAGAGCGCGGAGCGGGAGATCGGCAACTTCTTCAAGCCGGAAGAATTGCTCGGCTACGACAAGGCGATCAACCGCTGGATTTAACGAAACGCCGCTCGCCTCGGGAGGTGGGGACCGCATGGGAGAAGAGGGACGCGAAGGGGAATACGATCCGGATTTCGCCGCGTTCGTCGCCGGATTTAAAGGGTTGACGGGGATCGACCTAGCTTTGTATAAGGAAGCTCAGATGAAACGGCGTCTCACGACGCTGCGGCAGCGAAGGGGATACGACACGTTCGCGACGTATTTTCAGGCGGTTCAGCGGGATAAGGAGCTGCTCGCCGAGCTGCTCGACCGGATGACGATCAACGTGTCGGAGTTTTGGCGCAATCCGAACCGGTGGGAAGTGCTCGAGAACAAGTTCATCCCGGAGATGCTGCAGCATTCGAGACGGTTGAAGTGCTGGAGCGCCGCATGCTCGACGGGCGAGGAGCCGTATTCGCTCGCGATGATCCTGGCGAGGCGAGGAGCGCTTCCGGACGCGAAGCTCGCCGCCACCGACATCGACGACAACGCGCTCGCGAAGGCGAAGCTCGGCGTCTACCACGAACGGAGCCTGAAGGACGTGCCGAAGCCTTATATCGACGCGTACTTCCGCCGGGAAGGCGAATCGTATTTCGTAGCCGACGAGCTGAAGCGGGGCGTGTCGTTCGCGAAGGGCAATCTGTTGACCGACGCCTTCGATACGGGATACGATCTCATCATCTGCCGCAACGTCATGATTTACTTCACGGACGACGCCAAGACGCTGCTGTATCGGAAGTTCGCGGAGGCGCTGCGTCCCGGCGGCATCTTATTCGTCGGCTCGACGGAGCAAATTTTTACGCCGGGCCAATACGGACTCGCGTCGGCCGATACGTTCTTCTATCGAAAAACGACG
This genomic window contains:
- a CDS encoding CheR family methyltransferase gives rise to the protein MGEEGREGEYDPDFAAFVAGFKGLTGIDLALYKEAQMKRRLTTLRQRRGYDTFATYFQAVQRDKELLAELLDRMTINVSEFWRNPNRWEVLENKFIPEMLQHSRRLKCWSAACSTGEEPYSLAMILARRGALPDAKLAATDIDDNALAKAKLGVYHERSLKDVPKPYIDAYFRREGESYFVADELKRGVSFAKGNLLTDAFDTGYDLIICRNVMIYFTDDAKTLLYRKFAEALRPGGILFVGSTEQIFTPGQYGLASADTFFYRKTTAADHV
- the spoIVA gene encoding stage IV sporulation protein A, with the translated sequence MEKVDIFKDIAERTGGDIYLGVVGAVRTGKSTFIKRFMEAVVLPNIPNEAERARAIDELPQSAAGKTIMTTEPKFVPNHAVRIRVAEGLDVNVRMVDCVGYAVEGAKGYEDENGPRMISTPWFEDPIPFQEAAEIGTRKVIQEHSTLGVVITTDGTISDIPRVSYEDAERRVVDELKEVGKPFIMIVNSTKPRAPETLELRSALAEKYDIPVIAASVATMTEDEIYGALREVLYEFPVHEVNVNLPSWVMVLDERHWLRASFENSVRETVKDIRRLRDVDRVVGQFGEYEFIERAGLSGMNMGQGVAEIDLYAPDELYDRILMEIVGTEIRGKDHLLQMMVEFTHAKREYDRFSEALEMVKTTGYGIAAPSLEEMALDEPELIRQGSRFGVRLKATAPSIHMIRVDVESEFAPIIGTEKQSEELVRYLMQDFEENPVKIWESDIFGRSLHSIVREGIQGKLAMMPDNARYKLQETLARIINEGSGGLIAIIL
- a CDS encoding HU family DNA-binding protein; translation: MNKTDLIAKVAEATEMSKKDVTNVVEAVFDSIADALQNGDKVQLVGFGNFEVRERTARKGRNPQTGEEIDIPASKVPAFKPGKALKDGIK
- a CDS encoding menaquinone biosynthetic enzyme MqnA/MqnD family protein; protein product: MTRQNEETERQRDIRLGKIVFTNVWPVFYGFPPAGLESRIEVTTRTPTELNAALSRGEIDVASISSFAYAKHADKLLLLPELSVGAKGSVGSLFLFTKRPLEEALPERIALATTSATTVHLLKIIMAKRFEFTPTYVDMSPILDTMMSTCDAALLIGDDAIRASRPAEARGYHRYDLCTLWTEWTGFGMTFAVWAVREAWAAERAQDAALVHEALLASKRLGKRLPDDLLDEASRRVGEDREFWRGYFGGLDYDFGESQRQGLELYFRFAHDLGFLDSAPPLRVWRNPNVTQVNE
- a CDS encoding polyprenyl synthetase family protein, whose product is MKLLDIYAKMQDDIQYIERKLEGSVRTEEAELNDASLHLLKAGGKRIRPIFVLLSGRFGRYDIERLSHVAVALELIHMATLVHDDVIDDAATRRGQPTVKAKWDERIAMYTGDYILGKALDVAANLERPDIHRILSKAMVQMVIGEMEQFRLFYRLDQSVRDYLLRIRRKTALLIAVSCQLGALAAGVSVPLSHRLYKFGYNAGMAFQIRDDILDLTGTEKQLGKPPGSDMRQGNITLPVLCAMRDARVREAVEAATRGTTPDEDALKQALKLVRKSPGIREADELSHRYIDKAIGALNELPDIPAKKDFVAIAKFIADRSH
- a CDS encoding UbiX family flavin prenyltransferase, with protein sequence MSESAAKRGWIVGLTGASGAAYGVRLVERLLDMAYPVHLLITDAGWRVLKEELDWDAAKRAATIETKFAGRNARATYYPIQDIGAAVASGTFRVNGMVVAPCSMGTLAAIAHGLSDNLLERAADVTLKEGRKLVLVPRETPLHAIHLENMLKLARMGVSIVPASPGLYHRAQTVEELVDFMVGKTLDSMGIDHELYRRWGEGSPHDEAE
- a CDS encoding 2Fe-2S iron-sulfur cluster-binding protein, with product MPRVTFQPDGKTIDVRPGTTLLAAARQAGVAVRTRCGGVAGCLMCKVRVVDPSTVSPRTDAERRKLGDDADERLSCQTKATKDATVLVPEDPLKAAVRRQLERQKEEEEGGLW
- a CDS encoding demethylmenaquinone methyltransferase; this translates as MNAVSVRNKEKHVHSVFETIAPNYDLMNDVISFRRHKAWREYTMRRMDVKPGQSAIDLCCGTCDWTIALAKASGTGEIVGLDFSRNMLEIGRAKVEKEGLDGTIELVQGNAMALPFEDDRFDFATIGFGLRNVPDLDVVLKEMARVVKPGGKVVCLETSKPTAEPFRTVYYLYFEHILPRLAKWFVKRYEQYKWLPESLAAFPGREELEERFRQAGLADVKSRAFFMGVAALHIGTKV
- a CDS encoding heptaprenyl diphosphate synthase component 1, which gives rise to MDGFKETAKKYTEHDLISTHTKLPEYPELRSNVLTAFLQYAASTSTHPKLQEAIGLAVSLMQHGLDTHELVDGNGETRRRQMTVLAGDYFSSRFYQLLSQAESVQTIKLVSQAVCDVNRLKMNLYLKAKRLLLTAEEYVRATVDINTHLFATFSSWMDVMYRKSCPAILRAIAECELIASELGRVRPDNVKDGFAYWYVVEHGTTEEVDLFVGGKIDESRLQSVLIKYNLIGRLTDRWDSKILELRHLLRGIGSDKLAEELHRLAEPLLARGHTTRAQEI
- a CDS encoding UbiA-like polyprenyltransferase, which produces MNKIKVFLEMIKFEHSIFALPFAYMGAILASIALNDSLPSWPTIGWITLAMVGARSAAMGLNRLIDAAIDAENPRTALRAIPAGLLSKKEVLIFIVISFVLLFYAASQLNPLCVWMLPVAVFFLTFYSYTKRFTWLCHVVLGLTIGLGPLGGWIAVTGAFDLTGLVLYATVAFWTAGFDILYACQDTQFDREKGLHSIPSRFGVARALLIARSFHVVTAVGLVAVWWMADLNWIYLIGLAIAYVVLFYEHALVKPNDLSRINTAFMTMNGILSMVMFTFTLIDVAVL
- the mtrB gene encoding trp RNA-binding attenuation protein MtrB is translated as MESGQNDYFVVKAKENGVHVIGLTRGADTRFHHTEKLDKGEVMIAQFTDHTSAVKIRGKAVVMTKYGTIETDA
- the ndk gene encoding nucleoside-diphosphate kinase, whose protein sequence is MQRTYLMVKPDGVQRGLIGEIVARFERKGFQLVGAKLMQVTREQAEFHYEEHKEKAFFGELVDFITSGPVFGMVWQGDDVIALSRLMMGKTNVMDSQPGTIRGDFAAHTPKNLIHGSDSPESAEREIGNFFKPEELLGYDKAINRWI